TATTGTTGTAACATGGGATTTATCTCATATTTGTTTgtgtaaaaaaatgaaaaacctgGTCAAAAATAGGGATACCATACGATAGTAGACACCGGATAGTCCTACacaatgtttcttcttctttaaagTTTTGTGGTACTTCGCTTGAAAAGTAGAGATTTATTTCTTTATCCTATTACAATTCTTTGAACAAAAttaacctggcttgattggggtaataCCTAAATTAATCGGGgtatacctaataagacaaaagctaggtcattttgaagtaaaataagccaccccttaaccatgttttttctaaatggctaatatacccttgtttaattaacactaaaaaaatctgattaggttagttaattgagtttagattaattaatcgagtagattaaaacttatgaaattttgtttttgattgaacttatgtgggaagatttttgatgaatattttttgtttttgagaatatcttttgcaacgcaaatgaaagcacactacccaaacatttctaaaaaggggattgcaaaacTGTTGTataaaatcatactcaaaattgaagaatttaatcaatactttcagttctgaaattatgaaaagtcggcagggtcgacggatgaagaagatgccgactaACTTTGGTCGGCATGCTTATTGATTCTTACCTTGCCGACTaacttatagtcggcaaggtcgacaaaaaataccctgccaACTATAGGCTCTTCGACATACAGAGAatggtgttacaaatgcatgattaggcggcaaggtataaggatggataccgtgccgaccctgtaaatgctaatttcagagatgaaaagtcggcaaggtacaAGGATGAATATCGTGCCGACCTTGTAAATGCTAATTCAGAGATGAAaaatcggcaaggtcgacaaaaaaacaCCCTACCGACTGATACTAGTCGGCAAGGTTGATAAATAAATACCCTGCCGGCTGTTGATAAGAATATGAAATCATACAtgatttgagattgggtatgatttcgTACCCAATCTCAAATCACGTAgtcacaaatatttttttttagtttcgtTTTGATTTTTGACTTTTGATTTCATCACATTACGATAGAGTTTTGAAGATatattttgaaaattatttggGTGATCAGTCGGCAGGGTATCAATAATAAGAGTGATTTGGTATTTTAGCATCTTTTAAACACCCCTTAACACACTATCTTGAAGGGAACAAAATGGAtaatgggtataccccaatcacgCCTGGAAAATTAATAGGTGTCCATTTTATTCTTTATCTACTAGCTTGAAAGGAAATTGAGATTTAACTTACAAAAGAAGGGATTAGGTATTCAATGTTTATGCTTGTACTGCATGTTAGGATGATACTTCTCTTCCAGTTCAAGCTTTCATAATTAGGCATGTTGATTCTCTGCCATATCCTGATGTTTTTTGGTTGGTGGTGTTTGTTTAGCAGGAACGCGGCTAAGGAATGGGTGGATTAAGCACAGAAGGGAGAAGACAAGGGTTTAAGAGATTAGCAATATCAGACCAACAAAGGAGAAGAGAAATAGCATTACTTCGTCAATCTCAACAAAGAAGAGATTCTCAAAATCAAGCTCGTTCTTTAGCTTCTTCTGTTATTTCTCTTCCGACCCCATCTCAACATAATAATCAACAACAAGAAGAACAACCCATTCATGAAGAATTAGAAGAACCAGAAGCTGAATCGTCATCATCAACTAGGGATTTTGATGTACTCGGAGCTTCTAAACTTAAAGGAGCTGAAGCGCGTAAATGGTTTTCTCGTCAACTCATGCTTCCTGAATGGATGATTGATATCCCTCCTCGTTTAAATCATGATTGGTAATGTACTTTTCTGATTTAATTTAAGTTTTACTAGATTTACCCAAATTGGttcaggaaaaaagaaaaaaaaattgaactttggagaaaattagggtttatgaaagcCAAAGAATTGAACTTTATTGGTGGAACTGGATATTTAGACTAGTAGTGAAATAAAGATGCCAGAGAGTCAGATTGCCGAAATATTGGATAAACTACAACTTCAGTAGGTTGTATAAGAATATGCATTAATAGGCTGGTAATATGCTATGTttacatcttacaagattattaaAAGTGGATTGCAAGATTATTAAAAGTGGATATTGCTGTGGACATCTAGAATTTTCAGTATTTCCGTTTTACTTCAGAATAACTGCAGTTGTTTGGATGTGAAATATCATTTAGACTATTGATCTGGGTGAAAATCAGATCCTCAGTAGTTATATGAGAAACCGTTGGAGAAGAACCTGTCTGAGATCAAAGAACTAGGGTGTTAGATAGCTCTAATATCTTTTCGATTGTTTCGTTTTTTTGCTCGACTCGCCCTTAGCATCTGTGGTCAGTGTTTAAAAAAGGGCTTCGCATCACGCATTGAGGCGCGCATTTTTGCGCCTCAGCCCCAAAATGCATTGGTCTTATATTAGAAAAAGaaaggctttgatgaagcctaGTAAACAAGTCCCAGAGTCTGTTCAATTGTTTTCTAACTGCTACTTCGTCCTCTTCTCTTCTGTGATAATCACTTATATTCTTCAAACAAGGCTAGCCAAGCAGAAAGTCTATGAAAACATATACAACTTTGAAGCATAGAACTTAAGTTCAAGGTCCAACTAAGAAAGGAGAACCATTAGTGTGTGTGCAGTGCTAGTATTGTGATAAGCATTAATCTATTTATATTGTTAGATAATTTGTGGCGAAGCGCGTCTATAACGCGTAGATGCGGCATCATGCATTGCTAGGAGAGAGCATCACCTTACATGTTCGCTTTCTTAAACATTGTCTGTGGtcaaagtctttttttttttttttttcctttcttgttTTTACTCCTACATATTCTAGTTGGTCATTATTTGCTTATTTTGACGACTCTCATAACCTCGATGCTAATGCAAAATACAGTAGATAACAAACCTCAAATGGATAAAACGCACTTGGCACCATAGTCATCGAAATAAACCCGTTTGAACACAAGATCTTTAGCTTTGAGAAATTAATTTTCTGGTATTGATGATATGTTTCTAAACATTATAAAGATTGGTTCTGAAGCTTATGCTTTTTCatgttgaaaatttggtttttttgtaGGTATGTTTACGCAAGACCATCTGGTAAACGATGCTTTGTGGTTTCTTCTGATGGAACAACAGTTAGTAGGCTTCGCAATGGTTCGATCTTACATCATTTCCCATCTGTCTTGCCAAATGGAGCCAGGACAAGGGATAATTCTGGTTCTGCGCAGTCTTACTGTCTCCTGGACTGCATATTTCATGAGGTGCGACCGAAGTAGTTCAAATTTTCTTAATCAATATGCATTTTAAGTCTAAATTTACCCGATTAATGTTTATAGCTGGCTTTTCTTTGCAGCATGATCAAACTTACTACGTGATTGATATGATTTGTTGGAAAGGTTATTCGTTATACGACTGCACTGCTGAGTTCAGATTTTTTTGGTTGAACTCCAAGCTTGTGGAGACTGGGGCTTGTAATACACCGTCAATGTATCATAAATATAAATTCAGTGTTGTTCCCATCTATGACTGTGAGCAGATGGGTTTGCAGACAGCATATATGGGTACTGTACCATATGTCAAAGATGGACTGTCGTTTTACAACAAGTAAGATTCATGTCATTGAAACTGACATTTCATTTTGACAGTGCTTTTGTCATTCATATTAGTTATTGGTGGTTTGTTTTCTCTCTTAGGCATGCCCATTATCATACAGGAACTACACCACTAGCATTAGTCTGGAAAGATGACAATTGTAGCCAATACGTAATTGACACAGATAGTAAAGGACAAATTCCTCCTCATCAACAGGTATGCTTATCTTACAATCGTGTATTGAAGCTTCCTTGATATCTCTGGTTTTTCTTCCTCATGAGAAACTTTTAAGAAATAGCTTCTTGTATCACCACTTCCCTCCGATTTCCGAGATCTGTTTCCTCCACCCACTTTTGTACAGGAAAATTCACAATTGAAGTTTGAGTGTCAATATGGACTAGTGCCGTCATCCATTATTAATTCTAATTAATGAGATGGAGTTCCTGTTTATTTTCTTCTCTCAGACTCTATCTTGAATTATTAAAGTTATAGTTTAAGGTACTGACTTTCTTTCTTATATAATTAGGTGGTTTTGATCTTGAATGAAGATGGAAGTCTTACTACATCAGATGATCCTCCAATTGTCTTTGGGTGCTTAAGTCAGGAGTTTATCCTAAAGGTTTGCTCTTTAAAAGATTATTTACGTTATAGTGAGGACACAATTTAGTGAGATTTCTTATCTAAACATAACACATAGCAAATCTGGCTCGAATTGTTGCAGTTAGTCTTCTTTTACATCCCATTAGTTGCAAATTGAGCCTATGAACTAATGGTTCTCTAATTTGGTGCAGTCTGATCTTAAACCAGGAAATTTTCTGCGTTTTACAATTGGTGATGGAGGCATGTCTTTTGTTGATGGGAAACTTGAAAGGGCTGATTTACACTACACCAACCAGGCTTACCATGCACGTGCTTCTGCAGACAGTTATTCTAAGGTTGGTAGGAGCTTTCagtttattttatatttattctAGTAAAGGATACAAGCTTAGGGTAAATTATTCTGAAACTTTTTTTATTGTTCTTGCTTGGGCTGCCGGGGTGGCTGAAATGTCAGAATTCAAATTTATTTATCTTGTCAATCAGTTTGAAATTCTTATACGGATTGAACTTTTTTCTTGAAATGCACGTGCAGATCCTGTTTCAGTACACTGCCCGGCATTCTCCCTTAAAAATTGAAGACCTAGTTGCATCCCTGGGTTCCTCGGAGGATGTAGCGGAGGAAGCCAAAGATGTGGAGATGATCGGATGACAAAGATGCAATGGCGGGTGTCATTTTTTTTtaccagccatgcctccatgttgtTTTTACAATACCCTCGTAGATAACAGGGCGTCTCTCCAGTTACTTCTGTTTTTTTGAAGCAATCTCTCCAGTTACTGTCAGAGAAGGAAGGACTAACTTTTGAAGAAAAGAATCTGTAATGTAAAAAATTTGAGTGTTTTAAATATCTTCAATTGTAATCTGTGCTTCCTCATTTTAGGAAAATCATCTCTAGTTATCTATACAAGTTGTTCAGTTGGGAGACATTAATTGGCACTAACATGATGTCCTTACCGTAATTTTGGGCATAAATTTTTTTCCTGACCCAATCGCAATTCTGGTCACTTTTTTTGTGACCTAAAGTCAAAATATcctttttggtttttcttttttttttccccgCTAATAACATCTCCCATAGACAAAATAAAGAGTAAACAAATGGAAAAATATCTAAAGATGTTTATTTGGTGCAAGAGAGTTAGGTGGAGACAAATCCAAACCCATGAGAGAATGACTGTCCAGATTACAAATGCGGTGCTGCCAAACAAAAATGGGCAGGCAATAGCGTTATCAATAAAATGGACGGCAACAACATTTTGCTTATTTTGATATCTTTGCTGTCAATTCTCTTACAATCTTGGCAGCAACCATCGCAGTCATGCCATCAACAGTGTCACGTTGGGGGTTGAATTCGACAACATCCGCACCTACAACATCACCTTGGAGATTCTGTAGAATATTAAGGACATCACGGAAAGAAAGCCCTCCTGGCTCAATATGAGATACCCCAGGAGCAAATGCAGGGTCCAGACAATCAACATCTACTGATATGTATACACCTTTTACGCCCTCCCCTAATTTCTGTCCAAAATCGCAACAAAATTCTTCATGGTAAGTtgctttgattttcttttctcagCGACAGTATAATCTGTGCTCTTAAATTACCAATTACTTTAATATCTGGAGGGTCAGACTAATGTGGCCAGCACAGTAGTAATGAGCAAGGACGAGGGGTATACAATGATGGGAAAGTATCCCCTTGCATTTTCACTCCATCAGGAAAGTTCCAAGAAAAACAAAAGGAAATAGGACCTAGCAGCTATCAGGAAACAAACGATCATCCATAATGTTGGGAAGCATAAGAAAACCTTACCAAATTCTCCAAAAGGTCACGATCCCGGGAAAATGTTCGCATTTCATATTGCTCTACTCCATATTTTTTCCCTTGCTCACGCCCTTCGCTTGTAATTGATCTAATTCCAACCTAATATCCAGCAAGGCAAAACAATTACTAATAGCGAAATGCATCAATCTGTTTCTAGATgttgaagataaaaaaaagaagCTCGTAAATACTAAAGTTCGCTAATTAGTCACTACCCacaagaaaaaagaaa
The nucleotide sequence above comes from Papaver somniferum cultivar HN1 chromosome 8, ASM357369v1, whole genome shotgun sequence. Encoded proteins:
- the LOC113305925 gene encoding snurportin-1-like isoform X2; this translates as MGGLSTEGRRQGFKRLAISDQQRRREIALLRQSQQRRDSQNQARSLASSVISLPTPSQHNNQQQEEQPIHEELEEPEAESSSSTRDFDVLGASKLKGAEARKWFSRQLMLPEWMIDIPPRLNHDWYVYARPSGKRCFVVSSDGTTVSRLRNGSILHHFPSVLPNGARTRDNSGSAQSYCLLDCIFHEHDQTYYVIDMICWKGYSLYDCTAEFRFFWLNSKLVETGACNTPSMYHKYKFSVVPIYDCEQMGLQTAYMGTVPYVKDGLSFYNKHAHYHTGTTPLALVWKDDNCSQYVIDTDSKGQIPPHQQVVLILNEDGSLTTSDDPPIVFGCLSQEFILKEIFCVLQLVMEACLLLMGNLKGLIYTTPTRLTMHVLLQTVILRSCFSTLPGILP
- the LOC113305925 gene encoding snurportin-1-like isoform X1, producing MGGLSTEGRRQGFKRLAISDQQRRREIALLRQSQQRRDSQNQARSLASSVISLPTPSQHNNQQQEEQPIHEELEEPEAESSSSTRDFDVLGASKLKGAEARKWFSRQLMLPEWMIDIPPRLNHDWYVYARPSGKRCFVVSSDGTTVSRLRNGSILHHFPSVLPNGARTRDNSGSAQSYCLLDCIFHEHDQTYYVIDMICWKGYSLYDCTAEFRFFWLNSKLVETGACNTPSMYHKYKFSVVPIYDCEQMGLQTAYMGTVPYVKDGLSFYNKHAHYHTGTTPLALVWKDDNCSQYVIDTDSKGQIPPHQQVVLILNEDGSLTTSDDPPIVFGCLSQEFILKSDLKPGNFLRFTIGDGGMSFVDGKLERADLHYTNQAYHARASADSYSKILFQYTARHSPLKIEDLVASLGSSEDVAEEAKDVEMIG